In the Nothobranchius furzeri strain GRZ-AD chromosome 15, NfurGRZ-RIMD1, whole genome shotgun sequence genome, one interval contains:
- the csf1b gene encoding macrophage colony-stimulating factor 1b isoform X4, whose protein sequence is MTIPVSTLSQSKAKLQVKCLCVLMFLSVSLTMAVVPGPCRHSITREHLLTVRQLMDNQLRSGCSITYTFIERRMLSKCCFVKAALPWILELLTTHFKYKRGSINDGYVQSLRALILNIYSQRCVPQINEEIEDKPESFEIVYHGSPLNALQKASDVLSVYWELVTTRDSPVDWRCQHEYSEIYGSTTEPPAESTAQFFTAMKGTQRRSLREDRPETRTSSASSLHPSVEDC, encoded by the exons ATGACCATCCCTGTGTCAACCCTGAGTCAGAGCAAAGCTAAG TTGCAGGTAAAGTGTCTGTGTGTCCTTATGTTCCTGAGCGTCTCCCTGACTATGGCTGTGGTCCCTGGTCCATGCAGACACTCAATAACAAGGGAGCACCTGCTGACAGTCAGGCAGCTG ATGGATAACCAGTTGAGAAGTGGATGTTCGATAACATACACGTTCATAGAGCGGAGGATGTTG AGCAAATGTTGCTTTGTGAAAGCTGCTCTACCCTGGATACTGGAGCTGCTCACCACCCACTTCAAGTACAAACGGGGCTCGATAAACGATGGCTATGTTCAGTCGCTGAGAGCACTCATCCTTAACATTTACTCTCAGAGATGCGTGCCCCAGATCAACGAAGAGATCGAG GATAAGCCTGAGAGTTTTGAAATAGTCTACCACGGGTCTCCTTTAAATGCTCTGCAGAAGGCTTCAGATGTGCTGTCAGTTTATTGGGAGCTGGTGACAACCAGAGACTCACCAGTTGACTGGAGATGCCAGCACGAATACTCAGAAATCTATGGCTCCACCACAGAGCCACCCGCAGAGTCTACTGCACAATTTTTTACAG CTATGAAAGGAACTCAGAGAAGGTCTCTCAGAGAAGACCGACCAGAGACACGTACAAGCTCGGCTTCATCCTTGCATCCGTCTGTGGAGGACTGCTAA
- the csf1b gene encoding macrophage colony-stimulating factor 1b isoform X2, producing the protein MTIPVSTLSQSKAKVKCLCVLMFLSVSLTMAVVPGPCRHSITREHLLTVRQLMDNQLRSGCSITYTFIERRMLSKCCFVKAALPWILELLTTHFKYKRGSINDGYVQSLRALILNIYSQRCVPQINEEIEDKPESFEIVYHGSPLNALQKASDVLSVYWELVTTRDSPVDWRCQHEYSEIYGSTTEPPAESTAQFFTDSYERNSEKVSQRRPTRDTYKLGFILASVCGGLLITLTLYCLVMHKKNFNHQESRTHSSSSDPEHVEMEPQ; encoded by the exons ATGACCATCCCTGTGTCAACCCTGAGTCAGAGCAAAGCTAAG GTAAAGTGTCTGTGTGTCCTTATGTTCCTGAGCGTCTCCCTGACTATGGCTGTGGTCCCTGGTCCATGCAGACACTCAATAACAAGGGAGCACCTGCTGACAGTCAGGCAGCTG ATGGATAACCAGTTGAGAAGTGGATGTTCGATAACATACACGTTCATAGAGCGGAGGATGTTG AGCAAATGTTGCTTTGTGAAAGCTGCTCTACCCTGGATACTGGAGCTGCTCACCACCCACTTCAAGTACAAACGGGGCTCGATAAACGATGGCTATGTTCAGTCGCTGAGAGCACTCATCCTTAACATTTACTCTCAGAGATGCGTGCCCCAGATCAACGAAGAGATCGAG GATAAGCCTGAGAGTTTTGAAATAGTCTACCACGGGTCTCCTTTAAATGCTCTGCAGAAGGCTTCAGATGTGCTGTCAGTTTATTGGGAGCTGGTGACAACCAGAGACTCACCAGTTGACTGGAGATGCCAGCACGAATACTCAGAAATCTATGGCTCCACCACAGAGCCACCCGCAGAGTCTACTGCACAATTTTTTACAG ACAGCTATGAAAGGAACTCAGAGAAGGTCTCTCAGAGAAGACCGACCAGAGACACGTACAAGCTCGGCTTCATCCTTGCATCCGTCTGTGGAGGACTGCTAATTACACTCACTCTCTACTGTCTCGTCATGCACAAG
- the csf1b gene encoding macrophage colony-stimulating factor 1b isoform X1 — translation MTIPVSTLSQSKAKLQVKCLCVLMFLSVSLTMAVVPGPCRHSITREHLLTVRQLMDNQLRSGCSITYTFIERRMLSKCCFVKAALPWILELLTTHFKYKRGSINDGYVQSLRALILNIYSQRCVPQINEEIEDKPESFEIVYHGSPLNALQKASDVLSVYWELVTTRDSPVDWRCQHEYSEIYGSTTEPPAESTAQFFTDSYERNSEKVSQRRPTRDTYKLGFILASVCGGLLITLTLYCLVMHKKNFNHQESRTHSSSSDPEHVEMEPQ, via the exons ATGACCATCCCTGTGTCAACCCTGAGTCAGAGCAAAGCTAAG TTGCAGGTAAAGTGTCTGTGTGTCCTTATGTTCCTGAGCGTCTCCCTGACTATGGCTGTGGTCCCTGGTCCATGCAGACACTCAATAACAAGGGAGCACCTGCTGACAGTCAGGCAGCTG ATGGATAACCAGTTGAGAAGTGGATGTTCGATAACATACACGTTCATAGAGCGGAGGATGTTG AGCAAATGTTGCTTTGTGAAAGCTGCTCTACCCTGGATACTGGAGCTGCTCACCACCCACTTCAAGTACAAACGGGGCTCGATAAACGATGGCTATGTTCAGTCGCTGAGAGCACTCATCCTTAACATTTACTCTCAGAGATGCGTGCCCCAGATCAACGAAGAGATCGAG GATAAGCCTGAGAGTTTTGAAATAGTCTACCACGGGTCTCCTTTAAATGCTCTGCAGAAGGCTTCAGATGTGCTGTCAGTTTATTGGGAGCTGGTGACAACCAGAGACTCACCAGTTGACTGGAGATGCCAGCACGAATACTCAGAAATCTATGGCTCCACCACAGAGCCACCCGCAGAGTCTACTGCACAATTTTTTACAG ACAGCTATGAAAGGAACTCAGAGAAGGTCTCTCAGAGAAGACCGACCAGAGACACGTACAAGCTCGGCTTCATCCTTGCATCCGTCTGTGGAGGACTGCTAATTACACTCACTCTCTACTGTCTCGTCATGCACAAG